From a region of the Arachis ipaensis cultivar K30076 chromosome B09, Araip1.1, whole genome shotgun sequence genome:
- the LOC110262343 gene encoding pentatricopeptide repeat-containing protein At1g80550, mitochondrial — protein MHSLFSSKSAIRLQHSSFHRISSFFFLKFHSDDSIQLDEATVRETLVSFNNDWKKAFDFFNWVESQHHFPHSTTTYNNILDILAKYFEFDLCWDLIHRMRWNPHSQPDHTTFRLMFHRYASAHAVNDAISTFHRLSQFNLKDHTSFSNLIDALCDHKHVLEAQDIVLGNNKDLLIDDGFIDSVGKTKISNMVLRGWYKLGWWSKCREFWEEMDAKGVHKDLHSYSIYMDILCKSGKSWKAVKLYKNLKSQRIKLDVVVYNIVIRAIGLSQGVDFSIRVFNEMKELGIKPTVVTYNTIMRLLCDSYRHKEALALLNEMRRDDCYPNTVSYHCFFATLEKPKEMIGLFDRMVGSGVRPNMDTYVMLMRKFARWGFLRLVFMVWDKMEQLGCSPDASAYNALIDALVEKGLIDMARKYDEEMLAKGLSPKPRKELGTKLVIHQEEEAQC, from the coding sequence ATGCATTCACTCTTCTCAAGCAAAAGCGCCATTCGACTTCAACACTCTTCATTTCATCGTATCAGTAGCTTCTTCTTCCTTAAGTTTCATTCCGATGATTCCATTCAATTGGATGAAGCTACGGTTCGGGAAACCCTTGTGTCCTTCAATAACGATTGGAAGAAGGCCTTTGACTTCTTCAACTGGGTGGAGTCCCAACACCACTTCCCTCACTCCACCACCACCTATAACAACATCCTTGACATTCTCGCCAAGTACTTCGAGTTCGACCTCTGTTGGGACCTCATCCACCGCATGCGGTGGAACCCTCACTCCCAACCCGATCACACTACCTTCCGCCTCATGTTCCACCGCTATGCCTCTGCCCATGCCGTAAACGATGCCATTTCCACCTTTCATCGCCTCTCCCAGTTTAACCTCAAGGATCACACCTCCTTCTCCAACCTCATCGATGCCCTTTGCGACCACAAGCACGTCCTCGAAGCCCAAGACATCGTCCTCGGCAACAACAAGGACCTTCTCATTGATGATGGCTTCATCGATAGCGTTGGGAAAACCAAGATCTCCAACATGGTTCTTCGCGGGTGGTACAAGTTGGGTTGGTGGAGCAAGTGCCGTGAATTTTGGGAGGAGATGGACGCTAAAGGGGTCCACAAGGATCTTCACTCTTACTCCATATACATGGACATACTCTGCAAGAGTGGAAAGTCATGGAAGGCTGTGAAGCTCTACAAGAACCTGAAGAGCCAAAGGATCAAATTAGATGTGGTTGTTTACAACATAGTGATTCGTGCAATTGGTCTCTCCCAAGGTGTTGATTTCTCAATCAGGGTCTTCAATGAGATGAAGGAGTTGGGGATTAAGCCGACTGTGGTAACATACAACACTATAATGAGGCTCTTGTGTGATAGCTATAGGCATAAGGAGGCACTTGCATTGCTCAATGAAATGCGTAGGGATGACTGCTATCCCAACACAGTTTCATATCATTGTTTCTTTGCGACACTTGAGAAGCCTAAAGAGATGATTGGGTTGTTTGATAGAATGGTTGGGAGTGGGGTGAGGCCCAACATGGACACGTATGTGATGCTGATGAGGAAGTTTGCGAGATGGGGGTTTCTAAGGCTGGTGTTCATGGTGTGGGACAAGATGGAGCAGCTTGGGTGCAGCCCTGATGCATCTGCTTACAATGCTTTGATTGACGCTCTTGTCGAGAAGGGATTAATTGATATGGCAAGGAAGTATGATGAGGAGATGTTGGCTAAAGGGCTTTCCCCTAAGCCTAGGAAAGAGTTGGGAACAAAGCTTGTCATTcatcaagaagaagaagctcaatgtTGA